In Streptomyces venezuelae, the sequence GGCCCGGTCTTGCCCTGGGCGTTCGCGTAGTAGTCCGCGTACGGGTCCGCCGCCGCGGCGGAAGGATTCTCCGTCGCGGTCGGGCCCTGCTGGCCGGCGGCCGCGGCCGCCGGGACGGCGAACAGGGCGGCGGCAGCGAGGCCGGCCGCCCAGGGGGTCAGGCGCGAGATTCTCATCGGGTGGGGGGTACCTCTCCATACGCACCGTCCCCGCCCGGGGATTTGGCGGAGTGTCAGTGGCAGAGCGAGGGTCACATTGTCATGTGCCGAACAGGTGAAGACCACGTGTCGGGAGTGGGGGATCTTCGTGTGTGTGCGGGTCGCGCGCCGCGGGCAGGGTAGCGGTGGCCCCGATGGGGCCGGAGGGACGATGACCAGCCCGAACCGGAGGACCCCGTGGCAGTGAAGATCCTCATCGTGACCGGCGACGCGGCCGAGTCGCTGGAGGTCCTGTATCCGTACCAGCGCCTGCGCGAGGAGGGGTACGAGGTCCACATCGCGGCGCCGCAGGTGAAGAAACTGCGGTTCGTGGTCCACGACTTCGAGGAGGGCTTCGACACCTACACCGAGAAGCCCGGCTACACCTGGCCGGCCGACCTGGCCTTCGCGGACGTCGTCACCGAGGAGTACGCGGCCCTGGTCGTCCCCGGTGGCCGGGCGCCCGAGTACCTGCGCAACGACCCCGAGGTGCGCCGGATCCTGGCCGCCTTCGCGCAGTCCGACAAGCCGATCGCCCAGATCTGCCACGGTCCGCTGATCACGGCCGCGGCCGGGGGCCTGGGCGGCCGGCGGGTGACCGCGTACCCGGCGCTGGAACTGGACATGAAGGCGG encodes:
- a CDS encoding DJ-1/PfpI family protein, whose amino-acid sequence is MAVKILIVTGDAAESLEVLYPYQRLREEGYEVHIAAPQVKKLRFVVHDFEEGFDTYTEKPGYTWPADLAFADVVTEEYAALVVPGGRAPEYLRNDPEVRRILAAFAQSDKPIAQICHGPLITAAAGGLGGRRVTAYPALELDMKAAGAEFEDSETVVDGTLVSARAWPDHSRWMREFLTVLRAKAPVA